A window of bacterium genomic DNA:
CGTGTTCATATTTTCCAGCCTGAAGTTCTTTTCCCGGCTGGATAAAAAGACCGCCTATAAATTCAACTTGTTCACCGAATCCCTAAGCCTGGTACTGATCGCCGGGCTGGCGGTGCTGGGGATCCGGGGCGGCCTGCAGTCCAAGCCCATCCGGCAGAACCACGCCTTCTTCAGCGAGAGCCGGTCGGCGGGGTACCTGGCCCTTAACTCCACCTTTACCGTGCTGCGCAGTTTAAGCCAGCCCAAGCTGGCGGAATTCCAGTTCATGCCCCGGGAGCAGGCTCAAAATCTGATTGAAAAGATGCTCCGCGATCCCAATGAAACAATGGCGGACCGGGAATATCCCTTCTTAAGACAAAAGCAATTCCCCTGTCCCGAGCAGAAACTGAACCTGGTGATCTTCATCATGGAAAGCTGGTCGGCCGGGCAGGTGGGCCCGGACCCGGGCAGGCCAAGCGCCACGCCCTTCTTCGACAGCCTGGCCGTCCAAGGTCTGCTGTTCACCAACTTCATGGCCAACTCTCAGCGTTCACTGGAGGCGGTGCCGGCCATCCTGACCTCGATACCCGCCTTTTACAATAATCATTCCTTCATCAACTCGCAGGCCGAGATGAACCGGGTGATGGGGCTGGGGCATATCCTTTTAAAACGGGGCTACACCACATCGTTCCACCACGGGGCCAAGGTTGGTTCCATGGGCTTTGACGCCTACGCCCGCACCGCCGGGTTCCTGAAATACTACGGCAAGGAGGATTACCCCGGCCTGGCCGATTCCCTGCAGGACGGCACCTGGGGGGTTTACGACGAGGAGTTCTTTTTGGACGCCCTGTCGCGGATGAACAGTTTCAATAAACCATTCGCCTCGGTGATATTCTCCCTGTCGCCGCACGATCCCCTCAAGATACCAAGTTACCGCGAGGCCCTGATTGCAGGATACAAGGATGACGACAAGTTCCGGCGGGCTTTGCGCTATTCCGACTACAGTCTTAAAAGGTTTTTTGAACAAGCCCGGAAAGAACATTGGTATGAAAACACAGTATTCATAATAACCGGCGACCATCCCTACCATTCCATGCGCAACGACTTTGCCTCCATCTTCCAGGTGCCGCTGTTGATCTACCGGCCTAAAGGCCTGGCGCCGGCCCGGGTGGACGGCATCGGTTCGCAGGTGGACATTCTGCCCACGGTTCTGGACCTGCTCAGCCTCTCCGCCACCCACGCCTCCATGGGCAGTTCGCTGGTCTCCGGCAAAAAGGAGCATTACGCGGTGGTGCGCCACGGGGCGGAGTTCGCCGTTTTCGATGACCGGCTGGTTTTGGTCAGCGACCTGGAGAAGATCAACGGTTTATATGATCACCGGAACGACAGCGGTTTTAAGAACGATCTGCAAACAGCGAAGCCGGAAGAAACCGGGAAAATGTTTGAGTATCTGCGGGCCTATATCCAGCAGGCCTCGTATGCCATTGCCAGGGATAGGATCTGCCGGGAAGGAGACGTCCGGTAACTGTAGTAGGGACACGGCATGCCGTGTCCCTACTACGAGGTATCGCCAAATACAACATTATGCCTATTAACAGCCTCAAATACCAAAGAAAATCCATCCGACTGCCGGAATACGATTATTCCCAAGAAGGCGCATATTTCATAACCATCTGCACCCAAGGTAGATCTTGTCTTTTTGGTAAAATAGTTAACAGCCGGATGGAATTGAACGGATATGGAGAGATTGCGGATCAATCCTGGCGAGAAATACCACAACATTTTACAAATGTTCTCCTGGGCGAATATATCATAATGCCAAATCACATTCATGGCACTATTATAATTATCGAACCACCTTCAGGGACACGGCATGCCGTGTCCCTACCATCAGGCCTATCGTTTGGAAAACCACAGACAGGGTCATTGTCAACGATTGTTCGATCCTATAAATCTGCGGTAACCAGACAAATCAATGTTGTTCGGGCAAAAAACGAACCAGCCGTTTGGCAAAGCCGGTTTTACGAACACGTCATCCGCAATGATAAATCATACAATATAATCAGGCGGTATATAATTGATAACCCTTTGTATTGGCCCCAAGACGATGAGAATCCCAACCGTGTAATGATACATGAACATAAAAATTAAAGGAGGCTTTCATGAAAACCGCGATCGCATCCTATCTTCTTCTTGTTTTGGCGGGAACAATAGCAGCAGATCCCCTGGCCCAATTTCCCAGCGACACCATCGAGACCAACGACGGCCCTTTGACCATCTACTTCATCGGCCACGCTACAATGATGATGAAGTACAAGAACCTCATCATCCACGTGGATCCGGTGAACGAATATGCCGATTATAAGAAAATGCCCCAGGCCGACCTGATCCTGGTGACCCATGAGCACCACGACCATTTTGACGCCCAGGCCATAGCGGCCATCACCAAAAAGGGCACGGCGGTGGTGTTGAACCATGCCGCCCGCAATCTTCTCAAGTCCGGGCAGGCGCTGGAGCAGGGCGACAGCGCCATCATCCGGGGCATCAAGATCAAAGCGATACCAGCCTACAACACCACCGCCGGCCGGGACAAGTTCCATCCCCAGGGCCGGGACAACGGGTACGTGCTGAATATCGGCGGCAGAAACATCTACCTGGCCGGGGACACCGAGAACACCCCGGAGATGTCACAGCTAAAGGACATCGACATCGCATTCCTTCCCATGAACCAACCCTACACCATGACCCCGGAGCAGCTGGCCCAGGCGGTGA
This region includes:
- a CDS encoding MBL fold metallo-hydrolase; amino-acid sequence: MKTAIASYLLLVLAGTIAADPLAQFPSDTIETNDGPLTIYFIGHATMMMKYKNLIIHVDPVNEYADYKKMPQADLILVTHEHHDHFDAQAIAAITKKGTAVVLNHAARNLLKSGQALEQGDSAIIRGIKIKAIPAYNTTAGRDKFHPQGRDNGYVLNIGGRNIYLAGDTENTPEMSQLKDIDIAFLPMNQPYTMTPEQLAQAVKDFKPKIVYPYHYGETDLTGLPELLKDEKQSELRIRPMK
- a CDS encoding sulfatase-like hydrolase/transferase; translation: MKNLKTHILGLVPKPLRITILGLAYLLVCYELLRLGFLIANRQYFAGVPAGQVLWAFVYGLRFDVSALLMLNGVILLLYNLPGFPGRYQWYSKTMLALFWLVNIPGFIVNLTDYGYYAFTQRRLMFELFAMPRETMDMVPSLVRGYWPLFLLLAVLTSVFIFSSLKFFSRLDKKTAYKFNLFTESLSLVLIAGLAVLGIRGGLQSKPIRQNHAFFSESRSAGYLALNSTFTVLRSLSQPKLAEFQFMPREQAQNLIEKMLRDPNETMADREYPFLRQKQFPCPEQKLNLVIFIMESWSAGQVGPDPGRPSATPFFDSLAVQGLLFTNFMANSQRSLEAVPAILTSIPAFYNNHSFINSQAEMNRVMGLGHILLKRGYTTSFHHGAKVGSMGFDAYARTAGFLKYYGKEDYPGLADSLQDGTWGVYDEEFFLDALSRMNSFNKPFASVIFSLSPHDPLKIPSYREALIAGYKDDDKFRRALRYSDYSLKRFFEQARKEHWYENTVFIITGDHPYHSMRNDFASIFQVPLLIYRPKGLAPARVDGIGSQVDILPTVLDLLSLSATHASMGSSLVSGKKEHYAVVRHGAEFAVFDDRLVLVSDLEKINGLYDHRNDSGFKNDLQTAKPEETGKMFEYLRAYIQQASYAIARDRICREGDVR